From one Cucurbita pepo subsp. pepo cultivar mu-cu-16 unplaced genomic scaffold, ASM280686v2 Cp4.1_scaffold001928, whole genome shotgun sequence genomic stretch:
- the LOC111786541 gene encoding probable GABA transporter 2: protein MKLYEFIAIVTGAMIILSQLPTFHSLRHVNLASLLLSLGYAFLVVTACIIAATRKEAGSRDYSLESSPKSRMFSAFTSISILAAIFGNGILPEIQATLAAPASGKMVKGLSMCYTVIFLTFYAIAVSGYWVFGNRATPNILQSLMPDTGPSLAPTWILGLAVIFVLLQLLAIALVYSQVAYEIMEKQSADVKKGLFSKRNLIPRIILRTMYMIMCGVSAAMLPFFGDISAVVGAIGFIPLDFVLPMLLYNITHKPPKSSITYCTNLAIIIVFTGVGIMGAFSSIRKLVLDAQKFKLFSNDVVD from the exons ATGAAACTGTACGAGTTCATAGCAATAGTAACAGGGGCAATGATTATTCTGTCTCAGCTTCCAACCTTCCACTCTCTTAGACATGTCAATCTGGCCTCTCTGCTTCTCAGCTTGGGCTACGCCTTTCTTGTGGTTACTGCTTGTATCATTGCAG CAACCAGAAAAGAAGCTGGATCAAGGGACTACAGCTTAGAATCGTCACCAAAATCAAGGATGTTCAGCGCCTTCACATCCATCTCCATTTTAGCAGCCATTTTTGGGAACGGAATCCTCCCTGAAATCCAA GCAACTCTGGCAGCTCCGGCTAGTGGGAAGATGGTGAAAGGGCTTTCCATGTGTTACACCGTCATATTCCTAACCTTCTACGCCATTGCTGTGTCTGGATATTGGGTGTTTGGGAACAGGGCTACCCCCAATATCTTGCAGAGCTTGATGCCCGACACTGGGCCTTCTCTTGCGCCCACTTGGATCTTGGGCCTCGctgttatttttgttcttcttcaactccTAGCCATTGCCCTG GTTTATTCACAAGTGGCATATGAGATAATGGAGAAGCAATCAGCTGATGTAAAGAAAGGGTTGTTTTCCAAAAGGAACCTTATTCCAAGGATCATACTTCGGACAATGTACATGATTATGTGTGGAGTTTCTGCTGCAATGCTTCCATTCTTTGGAGACATTAGTGCTGTAGTGGGTGCTATTGGCTTCATTCCTCTTGATTTTGTTCTACCGATGCTTCTCTACAACATCACCCACAAGCCACCCAAATCATCCATCACCTATTGCACCAATCTCGCCATCATCATCGTCTTCACCGGAGTCGGGATCATGGGTGCTTTCTCTTCTATAAGAAAACTCGTTCTTGATGCCCAAAAATTCAAGCTCTTCAGCAATGATGTCGTTGATTGA